The proteins below come from a single Cannabis sativa cultivar Pink pepper isolate KNU-18-1 chromosome 3, ASM2916894v1, whole genome shotgun sequence genomic window:
- the LOC115708880 gene encoding LOW QUALITY PROTEIN: F-box protein CPR1 (The sequence of the model RefSeq protein was modified relative to this genomic sequence to represent the inferred CDS: deleted 1 base in 1 codon) — protein MADCNSKSKIGSSSNVSAGLSYEIIEEIISRLDAKSVIRLKCLSKHWFSRISEPSFMDAHHKNQVHRALLGFSHDDIHSVGGIVMRGSIRSSENFDEISSIEFPVCRRNVEFVGSDNGVICLVEEDHNEDYLWNPAIEMGKHKKLPPSPYAPSRGRKYSIHTLYGFGYEGLTNDFKVVAASYGDKQCCSFFQRGEQVAVYSLKNNSWKTMLMSDIFTSYAHNDSDNDDNCPKVFTVEKESVVVSGSIHWSIYYSRRYEGVDYYYGVVAFDLSSEEFKLIKLPSSFKYKDSPFPQIFNMRDCLSLLTFNYSTKIEIWVMKEYGVWDSWTKHLSLGSSQINLFQIWPLGVSHNGNLLLSKRIVDEPSLDESSPSTDFRTLSFYDPKSRRVQYIGRQERGSNFATYAESIFLS, from the exons ATGGCTGACTGTAATTCAAAATCCAAAATTGGGTCTTCGAGCAATGTCAGTGCCGGATTATCATATGAGATAATTGAAGAGATAATTTCAAGATTAGATGCAAAATCTGTGATACGACTAAAGTGTCTGAGCAAACATTGGTTTTCCCGAATAAGTGAGCCGAGTTTCATGGATGCTCACCACAAAAACCAGGTACATCGAGCCCTACTGGGCTTCTCCC ATGATGACATACACAGTGTTGGTGGTATTGTAATGCGAGGCTCAATTCGTAGCTCAGAAAACTTTGATGAGATTTCGTCTATAGAATTTCCTGTTTGCCGTAGGAATGTTGAGTTTGTGGGTAGTGATAATGGTGTGATTTGTTTGGTAGAAGAAGATCATAATGAGGATTACCTTTGGAACCCTGCAATAGAAATGGGAAAGCATAAGAAACTCCCTCCTTCTCCATATGCTCCATCTCGAGGTCGTAAGTATTCAATCCATACTTTGTATGGATTTGGGTACGAAGGATTGACCAATGATTTCAAAGTGGTGGCTGCATCATATGGAGATAAACAATGTTGTTCATTCTTTCAAAGAGGTGAGCAAGTTGCCGTGTATAGTTTGAAAAACAATTCATGGAAAACTATGCTCATGTCTGACATATTTACTTCCTATGCTCATAATGATAGTGATAATGATGATAATTGTCCTAAGGTGTTTACTGTTGAAAAGGAGAGTGTGGTTGTTAGTGGCTCTATTCATTGGTCAATATATTATAGCCGTAGATATGAAGGGGTAGATTATTATTATGGGGTAGTTGCTTTTGATCTAAGTAGTGAAGAATTCAAGCTCATTAAACTCCCTTCATCTTTCAAGTATAAAGACTCTCCCTTTCCACAGATTTTTAACATGCGTGACTGCCTATCTCTGCTCACTTTCAACTATTCAACTAAAATTGAGATATGGGTGATGAAGGAATATGGTGTGTGGGATTCTTGGACTAAACATCTTTCGTTGGGATCTTCTCAAATAAATCTCTTCCAAATCTGGCCATTAGGTGTATCACATAATGGTAACCTCTTACTTAGCAAGCGAATTGTTGATGAGCCAAGTCTTGATGAGTCTTCTCCTTCTACAGACTTTCGTACTTTGTCCTTTTATGATCCCAAGAGTAGGAGGGTCCAATATATAGGCAGACAAGAGAGGGGCTCCAACTTTGCTACTTATGCAGAGAGTATCTTTCTAAGCTAA
- the LOC115711445 gene encoding F-box/kelch-repeat protein At3g23880: MAMVICNSEVKIEINFPMEIIESILLRSQAKSVVRFKCVCKSWLSLISNPIFMKDHHKRQVTHTIQAVGRFGGMVCSSHSSKHFDQISSNIFPNDKYKMENPHMAFVGCDHGVVCLVDNFTHVYLWNPAIGNHKKLPESHPLKGICKSQTLFGFGYEPLTNDFKVVAARSCEGNHILLDDRKLWVFQKFFIRGEQIAVYSLKNNSWKSLVMPDLFSIDQHDGDKGDTKLFTSVCYMVSVVVSGSIHWLISFEQRRSSSVEKLGIVAFDLSSEEFKLITPPSTLNDKRIWNTSICNLSGCLSLITTPGPSSCIDIWVMKKYGMSDSWAKYISVDLGNQLVKSFPLGVSQNGNLLLESTSVGELRKDRYTSIYDPKSKTIQHVGKGERGSKPNFATYAESIFLS; the protein is encoded by the coding sequence ATGGCTATGGTGATCTGTAATTCGGAAGTCAAAATTGAAATCAATTTTCCAATGGAAATAATTGAAAGCATACTGTTAAGATCACAGGCAAAATCTGTGGTACGGTTCAAGTGTGTTTGCAAATCTTGGTTATCCCTAATAAGCAACCCAATCTTCATGAAAGACCACCACAAACGACAAGTAACTCATACCATCCAGGCTGTTGGAAGATTTGGAGGAATGGTGTGCTCATCTCATAGCTCGAAACACTTTGATCAGATTTCATCAAACATATTCCCTAATGACAAGTATAAGATGGAGAATCCACACATGGCCTTTGTGGGTTGTGATCATGGTGTGGTTTGTTTGGTAGACAATTTTACTCATGTTTACCTTTGGAACCCTGCAATTGGAAATCATAAAAAACTCCCCGAATCTCATCCTCTTAAGGGTATTTGTAAGTCTCAGACTTTGTTTGGATTTGGATACGAACCTCTAACCAATGATTTCAAAGTGGTGGCTGCGCGTTCATGTGAAGGTAACCACATTTTGTTGGATGATAGAAAACTTTGGGTGTTTCAGAAGTTCTTTATAAGAGGTGAACAAATTGCAGTATATAGTTTGAAAAACAACTCATGGAAAAGTTTGGTTATGCCTGATTTATTCTCTATCGATCAACATGATGGTGACAAAGGCGATACCAAGTTATTTACATCTGTATGTTACATGGTGTCTGTTGTTGTTAGTGGCTCTATTCATTGGCTAATCTCTTTCGAACAAAGACGTTCTTCTTCTGTAGAGAAGCTTGGGATAGTTGCGTTTGATCTAAGTAGTGAGGAATTTAAGCTCATTACACCCCCTTCAACTTTAAATGATAAAAGAATTTGGAATACAAGTATTTGTAACTTGAGTGGCTGCCTATCTTTGATCACAACACCAGGTCCATCATCATGTATTGACATATGGGTCATGAAGAAGTATGGTATGAGTGATTCTTGGGCTAAATATATATCTGTGGACTTAGGTAACCAACTAGTGAAATCTTTTCCATTAGGTGTATCACAGAATGGTAACCTCTTACTTGAATCAACAAGTGTTGGAGAGCTAAGAAAAGACCGGTATACTTCCATTTATGATCCCAAGAGTAAGACTATCCAACATGTAGGCAAAGGAGAGCGAGGCTCCAAGCCCAACTTTGCAACTTATGCTGAGAGTATCTTTCTAAGTTAG
- the LOC115711444 gene encoding omega-hydroxypalmitate O-feruloyl transferase, with protein sequence MEKVSDKTFELNVKLEEPTLVAPADETEKGLYFLSNLDQNIAVIVRTIYCFKSDLKGNEEAVKVIKNALSKVLVHYYPLAGRLTISSEGKLIVICNGEGAVFVEAEANCSIEEIGDITKPDPVTLGKLVYDIPGANNILEIPPLVAQVTKFKCGGFVLGLCMNHCMFDGIGAMEFVNSWGETARGLPLNVSPFLDRSILKARNPPKIEYSHDEFAEIQDISETSKLYEEEMLYKSFCFNPEKLEKLKKKAIADGVLEKCTTFEALSAFVWRARTESLKMQPDQNTKLLFAVDGRSRFEPPIPKGYFGNAIVLTNSLCRAGDLLENPLSFAVGQVQKAVNMVNDSYMRSAIDYFEITRARPSLAATLLITTWSRLPFHTTDFGWGEPLLSGPVALPEKEVILFLSHGKERKSINVLLGLPESAMKVFEELMQN encoded by the exons atgGAGAAAGTTAGTGACAAAACCTTTGAGCTTAATGTTAAGCTAGAAGAACCAACTTTGGTTGCACCTGCAGATGAGACAGAGAAGGGTCTTTACTTTCTCTCCAACCTTGACCAGAATATCGCCGTGATTGTTCGAACTATCTACTGCTTCAAATCGGATTTGAAAGGCAATGAGGAGGCTGTGAAAGTTATCAAGAATGCCTTGTCAAAGGTTCTAGTTCATTATTATCCTCTAGCTGGAAGGTTAACTATTAGTTCAGAGGGAAAATTGATAGTGATTTGTAATGGGGAAGGTGCTGTGTTTGTTGAGGCTGAAGCTAACTGTTCTATTGAAGAGATTGGTGACATAACCAAGCCTGATCCTGTCACTCTTGGAAAGTTGGTTTATGATATTCCTGGTGCCAACAACATACTTGAGATTCCTCCTCTAGTTGCTCAG GTGACTAAGTTCAAATGTGGAGGCTTTGTTCTTGGGCTATGCATGAATCATTGTATGTTTGATGGGATTGGAGCTATGGAATTTGTCAACTCATGGGGTGAGACTGCAAGAGGCTTACCTTTGAATGTGTCTCCATTCCTAGATAGAAGCATACTTAAAGCAAGGAACCCTCCAAAAATAGAGTATTCCCATGATGAATTCGCCGAGATCCAAGATATATCAGAAACCAGCAAGCTCTATGAGGAAGAAATGCTTTATAAGTCCTTCTGTTTCAATCCTGAGAAACTTGAAAAGCTCAAGAAAAAAGCCATAGCAGATGGGGTTTTAGAGAAGTGCACAACATTTGAAGCACTATCTGCCTTTGTATGGAGAGCGCGAACCGAGTCACTAAAGATGCAACCTGATCAAAACACAAAGCTCCTGTTTGCTGTTGACGGGCGGTCAAGATTTGAGCCACCAATTCCAAAAGGATACTTTGGCAATGCAATTGTGCTAACCAATTCACTTTGCAGAGCTGGTGATCTATTGGAGAATCCTCTGTCTTTCGCAGTTGGCCAAGTTCAGAAAGCAGTTAATATGGTTAACGACAGTTACATGAGATCTGCTATTGACTACTTTGAAATAACAAGAGCCAGGCCTTCTCTTGCAGCAACTCTTTTGATCACAACTTGGTCTAGGCTACCTTTTCACACCACTGATTTCGGTTGGGGAGAGCCTTTATTATCAGGACCAGTTGCTTTACCTGAGAAGGAAGTGATTTTGTTTCTTTCCCATGGCAAAGAGAGGAAAAGCATAAATGTTTTGTTGGGATTGCCAGAATCTGCCATGAAGGTTTTTGAAGAACTAATGCAGAATTGA
- the LOC115709048 gene encoding G-type lectin S-receptor-like serine/threonine-protein kinase At4g27290 produces MGFISFLFIFLVFRPTLGEVVDTLKPFQFMRDGTTLISSEGTFELGFFTPGNSNNRYLGIWYRNIPDSTVVWVANRCKPINDSSGLFTLNNTGNLELLVHNNKSVIWSTNLSKQAQEPLLQLLENGNLVVRDEKDENKDNYLWQSFDYPGDTFLSGMKMGLDLKRGITWELSSWKSLNDPCNGDFSYGIEYNEQHHTYPEPILRKGSAKFYRTGPWNGLRYSGCPELRPNTLYDYQFVYTDDEIYYTYSLKNKSVITKVVINQTTNSRQRLIWIETEKIWKPYYSGPRDQCDKYGQCGANAECIITENPICQCLKGFKPKSLQDWNSMDWSKGCVRSKPLSCHGKGKDGFLKFSGLKLPDTQYTWVNKGMNLRECKDKCLRNCSCMAYTNSDIRGEGSGCVIWFGNLYDIRQFPSGGQDLFVRISASEIARVDDPKIVERAVIITAIVIGLACGMILIGFYICKWRKFYDRNVINNGNKGKEEELELPLFDLHEISMATNNFSENNKLGEGGFGPVYKGTLEEGQEIAVKRLAMWSGQGVDEFRNEVKLIAKLQHRNLVKIFGCCVHEEEKMLIYEYMSNKSLDYFIFDESRGKLLEWPKRFQIICGIAKGLSYLHHDSRLRIIHRDLKASNVLLDEEMNPKISDFGLAKSFGGDQIEGNTNKVVGTYGYMAPEYAFGGLFSIKSDVFSFGTLILEIISGKKSRGFYYEKSGITLIGYAFTLMKEGNIFELIEKGLRDSYYNMEEIIRCIHIGLLCVQQSPIDRPNVPSIIMMLSSESVLPQPKPPGYFTHKDLWEDHHSSTTKLLPSYTFDTNISDVEAR; encoded by the exons ATGGGCttcatttcttttctatttatcTTTCTTGTTTTTAGACCAACCTTAGGTGAAGTAGTTGATACCCTTAAACCTTTTCAATTTATGAGAGATGGCACAACTTTGATTTCAAGTGAAGGAACCTTTGAACTTGGTTTCTTCACCCCAGGCAATTCAAACAATCGTTATCTGGGAATCTGGTATCGAAACATACCAGATTCCACAGTAGTTTGGGTCGCAAACCGGTGTAAACCGATCAACGATTCCTCTGGATTGTTTACACTAAACAACACAGGAAATCTTGAGCTTTTGGTACACAATAACAAGAGTGTTATTTGGTCTACAAACTTGTCAAAACAAGCCCAAGAACCATTGCTTCAGCTCTTGGAAAATGGTAACTTGGTTGTAAGAGATGAGAAAGATGAGAACAAAGACAACTATTTGTGGCAAAGCTTTGACTACCCTGGTGATACTTTTTTGTCTGGAATGAAAATGGGACTGGATTTGAAGAGAGGAATCACTTGGGAGTTGTCATCATGGAAGAGTTTAAATGATCCTTGTAATGGAGATTTCAGTTATGGGATTGAGTACAATGAACAACACCATACATACCCTGAACCAATTCTTCGAAAAGGGTCAGCAAAATTTTATCGAACTGGTCCATGGAATGGCCTACGTTACAGTGGGTGTCCTGAGCTGAGACCAAACACTCTTTACGATTACCAGTTTGTTTACACTGATGATGAAATTTACTACACTTATAGCCTTAAAAATAAGTCTGTGATCACCAAAGTTGTCATAAACCAAACAACAAATTCTCGTCAACGTTTGATATGGATTGAAACAGAGAAAATTTGGAAGCCTTACTATTCAGGGCCTAGAGACCAGTGTGACAAGTATGGACAATGTGGGGCAAATGCAGAGTGTATAATAACAGAGAATCCAATATGTCAATGCTTAAAAGGTTTTAAGCCCAAGTCTCTACAGGATTGGAATTCAATGGATTGGTCTAAAGGGTGTGTAAGAAGTAAACCATTGAGTTGCCATGGTAAAGGGAAAGAtggatttttgaaattttctggTTTGAAATTGCCTGATACTCAATATACATGGGTGAATAAGGGTATGAATCTAAGGGAGTGTAAGGATAAATGCCTTAGAAATTGTTCTTGTATGGCTTATACAAACTCAGATATTAGAGGAGAAGGTAGTGGTTGTGTCATCTGGTTTGGAAACCTTTATGATATTAGACAATTTCCTTCAGGTGGGCAAGATTTGTTTGTTCGAATTTCGGCTTCAGAAATAG CAAGAGTTGATGATCCTAAGATTGTGGAGAGAGCAGTGATAATTACAGCTATTGTAATTGGATTAGCTTGTGGGATGATTTTAATTGGGTTTTACATTTGCAAGTGGAGAAAATTTTATG ATAGAAACGTTATTAATAATGGAAATAAAGGGAAGGAAGAAGAGTTGGAGCTCCCATTGTTTGACCTACATGAAATTAGTATGGCCACTAATAATTTTTCAGAGAACAATAAGCTTGGAGAAGGTGGTTTTGGACCTGTATACAAA GGTACGTTGGAGGAAGGTCAAGAAATTGCAGTGAAGAGATTAGCAATGTGGTCTGGACAAGGAGTAGACGAGTTCAGAAATGAAGTTAAACTAATTGCCAAGCTTCAACATCGAAATCTAGTCAAAATTTTTGGTTGTTGTGTTCATGAAGAAGAGAAAATGTTAATTTATGAGTATATGAGCAACAAAAGCCTTGACTATTTCATATTTG ATGAAAGTCGAGGCAAACTGTTAGAATGGCCTAAGCGCTTTCAAATTATATGTGGAATTGCTAAGGGACTTTCGTATCTCCATCATGATTCTAGATTGAGAATTATACATCGAGATCTCAAAGCTAGTAATGTATTACTTGATGAAGAGATGAATCCAAAAATTTCAGATTTTGGCCTGGCCAAGAGTTTTGGAGGAGACCAAATAGAAGGAAATACAAACAAAGTAGTAGGAACTTA CGGTTATATGGCCCCTGAATACGCTTTTGGTGGATTATTTTCAATCAAATCTGACGTATTTAGCTTCGGCACATTGATATTGGAGATTATTAGTGGAAAGAAAAGCAGAGGCTTTTATTACGAAAAGAGCGGCATCACCCTCATCGGATAT GCATTTACTTTGATGAAGGAAGGCAACATATTTGAACTAATTGAGAAGGGCTTAAGGGATTCATATTATAACATGGAAGAGATAATCCGTTGCATACACATTGGCCTATTATGTGTGCAACAAAGCCCTATTGATAGGCCTAATGTGCCATCTATTATTATGATGTTGAGTAGTGAGAGTGTTTTGCCTCAGCCAAAACCACCAGGCTATTTCACACACAAAGATTTGTGGGAAGATCATCATTCCTCCACCACTAAACTTCTACCATCTTACACTTTCGATACAAACATATCAGATGTTGAGGCACGataa